In Candidatus Bathyarchaeota archaeon, the sequence TTCATCAAGCATCCTTAATTTCTCTTTATTCTTTTCAATAAACTTTAATATAGGTTCTTCAATTTCAACCACAGTTTTACCTAATAAATAAAGCAATTCTCTTTCTCTATGCAATTTAGGGATTTCTCCAGTTAATTCCAGCATTATGGATTTTATGAAAAGTTGAGCAGATTGTTCGCTTAAAAAACAAGCAAAATCAAATTCATTATTT encodes:
- a CDS encoding HEPN domain-containing protein — translated: MAIEEVKLLRKRAETFLKHAKEALNNEFDFACFLSEQSAQLFIKSIMLELTGEIPKLHRERELLYLLGKTVVEIEEPILKFIEKNKEKLRMLDEAYITLRYTLFTI